A window of Patagioenas fasciata isolate bPatFas1 chromosome 27, bPatFas1.hap1, whole genome shotgun sequence genomic DNA:
cgctggggacaggctggtggCACCGTGCTGGGGACAGACCGGTGGCTCCGCGCTGGGGACAGACCGGTGGCACCGCgctggggacagggtggtggcACCGCGGTGGGGACAGGGTGGTGGCACCGTGCTGGGGACAGGCCGGTGGCACCGTGCTGGGGACAGGCCGGTGGCTCCATGCTGGGGACAGACCGGTGGCTCCGCGCTGGGGACAGGCCGGTGGCACCGCGCTGGGGACAGACCGGTGGCACCGTGCTGGGGACAGGCCAGTGGCTCCGTGCTGCTCCTCCCGTGGTGTCCCCACGTCTGTCCTTGTCACTCAGAAAACGGCTCCGTGCGTCAAGGTCACTCCATCCGCCCTCCTATTGCTCCGACATATTCTGAGCGTCGAACATTCCCGTTTATTGCAATACCAGAGACGCTtaattatatctatatatataattGTTCAATATTGTTAATTCGCTCTCGGGACTGGCAAGTTAGGGAGTTTTTTCAcagcaagaaaataataataaagacatAAAACTGGACAATTCTATTTCCAAGGCTTTTTAAACAGACGTTTGCAGAGAGATGTTTGTCTTCGCTAGGGAGTTTCCTCTTTCAATAAGGAAGTTTTTAACGCTGAAGACATTCTCACCTTAGAATAAACCTCAGTGCGTGCTTTTAAACATTGCAGGAAACGGGCTGAGCggagtatttttattattattatttaaacaaaGCCACTGATGCTTTGCGAACAGTGCCAGGGCTGCTTTTTGCGCGCATTGTGCCGCGCTCTCCCTGCACGCGCGGGGCTGATGGAGGAAACCATCGTCTTGCAGATGGAATAGGAGTGTGACCGCCAAAACCTCGGGAgaggtggggacagggagggcCGCGCTGGGCGACAGGCGACACCTGAGGGACCCGCTCACGGGGAGGGGACAGCGGGAAGAGCGAGGCCGCGGCAGCAGCGCTCGGcggccaagatggcggcggcgcctCAGGCGGCCCCTTTGTCTGCGGCAGCCGCCGCAGCGCCGGGAAGGGCGCGAAACTGGGGCAGCGCGGACACGCCCCCGCCAGGGagggcggggcgggagcggccACCGGCCAATCAGCTGCCTCCACTTCCTTTCTTCTCACAGGGGCTCTCCCGGCCGACGGTCTCCGCGCTCCCGACCAATCCGCGCGGCCCTCGGCGCCCCGCCCCCACGTGGGAGGAGAGGGCGGGGCGGAGGGAAATGCGGCGTTTTTGTTTTCGCTCCCTCCTCCCTTCGCCCCCGTGGGGCTCATGAATATTAACAACATCCAGGCCAATCAGGTGAGGCGGCGGCGTCAGCGCTTTGGTGGCGTCAGTCGCCCCGCCTTGCAGCGCGGTTAATCTGCATATTCATGAGGTGGGCGGGCCCAAGCGCGGGCGTTTATAAACCGCCGCCCCGCCAGCCTCAGCGTACATCGCGCTGAAGCTTTGAAGTGCTGCGTGGATCCCGCACCTCCAGGGCACCGGTAAGGCGCCTGCCGCGGTGGGCGGGCTGCGGCCGGGTTAGGCCGGGGAGACTCAGAGCGGCGGAGCGAAAGGGAATATGTCTTAGGAGCTTGAGGGCCTGCTGTTCGGGGGAGTCCGGAGCGGGGCGCTCGCTCCGCGGCACGGGTGTTTTCCGCAACCGCGCGGGGAGCCCGGCGGAGCTGTCCCGGCCGTGTTTCGTGTGTGGAAAGGGGGCCGGGGAGGGCTAAACTGTGCCCTCGGAAACAAAATGGCGACGGGCCTCGGCGGTGCAAAATggcggcgggcgggaggcggGGCCGCGGGCTGCGCGTGCGCCAAGGGggcggggcgggagggaggggcgGGGGTCGCGCACCGGAGGGGTCGGTGTGGCGGGACGCGCATGCGTGGTGGGCtcgggggggcgcggggcggacCGGGCCGGGCTCACCCCCGGGATGCGGCCTCCAGCCCCCGGTTGTGGGGCCTCCAGCCCCGGCATGCGGCCCTGCTGCCCACCTCGCCCCCCCGGCTGCTCGGGAGAAAGCATTGTGGCTGGAGCCAGCCTGGAGAACGCTCCTCTGTCGTTTAAATCAGTAGCAAACCGGCGTTTAAAGGCTTCGTACGAGACGGCTGGCGGTGTTCTGACAACTTAATgtttcagatgctgtggggatatCGATTTGGCGGTGCTGACTCTGGTTGTGTTGGTTTCTCAGGTCAGAATGGCCTCAGACGAGGGGAAGCTCTTTGTTGGCGGGCTGAGTTTCGACACGAACGAGCAGTCGCTGGAACAGGTTTTCTCGAAATACGGACAGATTTCGGAAGGTAAGATAGCGGTACCGAGCTGTGGTGACTTCTGTGAACTTGGTAGGATGTGTAAGTGCTGATGATGTTTTTACCCCTTTTTTTTATAGTTGTTGTGGTGAAAGACAGAGAAACTCAGAGATCCAGAGGTTTTGGCTTCGTTACTTTTGAAAACATAGATGATGCTAAAGATGCAATGATGGCCATGAATGGAAAGGTAAGGAGCAGCTTCTCTATTTCCTTAGAATGTATTAACTTTGAAAGATGTGTTTatgtagaaaaagaaatgaaTGCTAGTGTTTTAAAGCACAGAGATCatacaaataatgaaaaatacagaagtaTTGTGATTTGATCTATATGACTGAAAAATAGCGATGCTGTAGAAATGCCTGCATATGCTGTTTGAATGTGACTTGTGTGGTTGGCACAGTTGTGACAGTTAAAGCCTTTCTTTGTCATAGTAAGTTCTGGCACTGCTGAGCTGGTCTGCATCTCATTGTCCATGTGCTTTGTAAGTTCAAATCCCAAGTGGATTTACTGCTTTTCCGTTTGTCAGTCTGTAGACGGACGTCAGATCAGAGTCGATCAGGCTGGGAAATCCTCAGAGAACAGATCCCGCGGGTACAGAGGGGGCTCCTCGGGGGGCAGAGGCTTCTTCCGCGGGGGCAGAGGCAGAGGCCGCGGCTTCTCCAgaggtgagtgtgtgtgtgcgagCGACTCATGGCGCCTGAACCCGTCCTGGTGTTGGTCAGAATGTATAAAACCCCTGTATTTTGGTGTCTGTTGAAGGAGGTGGAGACAGAGGCTATGGCGGAGGCAGATTTGATTCCCGAAGTGGAGGTTATAATGGTTCCAGAGACTACTATAATAGCAGGTGGGTTGTTGTGAAGCTCATGAAGCCAGTGTTGCCTCCTTGATGTCAAGGTCGAtaggctccagctgagcaaatatAAAGCAGGTGTTCGTTTCTCAACAGCAGGAGTCAAGGTGGTTATGGCGACAGGTCTTCAGGAGGGTCCTACAGAGACAGCTACGACAGTTACGGTAAGTCCTGGTTCATTGGGAGTGACGAGTACATATGTAGGAACCTCTGAGCCTGTCTCAAGTCTGGAAATGCCGTAAGGCTCGGTCGGACCCAACCGCTATTTCTGCTCTTGCCCCCTAAGAACCAATCTGTCAGGCTTTGGACGTGGTTGTGCCGCTTAAATTTCTAATTTGTAATGCATGTGTAGGAGTTGCTTGGATCTAAGGCAAAGCaagttttttaaaataagttcctCGAGCTTGAGACTAAGCCGAAACTCGGATGCCCTAACAAGCTCTAATCAAGGGTGGGGGAGTTCTCACGGTGTAGCCGACTTAGCAGTAGCTTCGGAAATAATGCAAAGGGAGTAAAATGCTGGAACTTGTCTATGCTTCAGTGCCTTTACAATTGTGCCTGCTTCTTGTCCTCAGCTACACACAACGAGTAAAAATCCTTCCTGACTCAAGATCGTCCTTCCAATGGCTGTATTTATAAAGATTTTTGGAGCTTCGCTGAAATCGTTATTGTGTAGTACATCTACTTGTATTTTCACTTTTGTAGTATTATCAGTTCTAATCTTGTCAAACACAGCCTGACAGCTTCTGATATGAGATGGTCTAATTAGACTTTCCTTTAAGAAAGCTCTGCTTTCAagtgtttttaatctttttttgaaagcacttcacattttattttatccTTCATGATGAGCCAAGGTGTTTTTTGTGAAGTTGGGGCCCCAATTCAGTTTCTTTTGAGATAGAAAGGACCTTTTAATTCAATGTTCACTGGAAGCTGAACAAGCTGTGGACTTTTTTTTAAGTGCATTACCTTCGTCTTTTGTAACATTCCTTTAGTGTAGCAAGGTAGGAATGCAGCCTGGGTACAAATTGGAAGGCAAACCACCTTGATATATCTAAAGAGAAACTTGCTTGTATGTTCAACCTGCATAACGGTATTTTTACTGTTGTAATGATGTAAATTACCCAGAAATAGACTTGCAAACTTACCATAAAAAAAAAGAGGttcttgaaaatgtttatttatatTGTCCTTTTTTACTGGAAGAAATATGCATATTCCATTGATATTGTATTTGAAGTGGTAAAGGATTCTTGTATACAGTTTTCTTTGGCTTTACGAAGCCTATTAAAAGACCGTCTGAAATGAACTCTGCTCCTGACATTTACATTTCATTGCACAACACAATCCTGGAAGATGAAGAACAGTCGATCAGTGATAGGGGATGCCAGAGAAGACTAGCGATAGCGTAAGAGCAAAGCCAGATTTTACCGACCAGTTGGTAGAATTTAATCTTAATTGGTCTTGACATGTGAATTCCTCAACATATTTTCACATAAAGAACAACCAGACTTGTCTAGAGGCAGAGAAATGATGGTTTACGCTCAGGATGTTCTAGTGGAGCTGCAGGGAACGCCAGCGTTAGGGAGAAAAATTGATGTTTCTGAAAATCCCGAAATAGCCTACGTGGGGAAGCTGTAGTGAACAGTCCTTAGTCACTGGACTAGTGCCGAGCTGGCCAGGAGCGTGCGATGGTAGGTAAATTGCCGTAATTAGCTAGCTTTGTCATTGCCTTACAAGTTCTAAGAATTCTTTGCTAGCATATGGAAACTGCAGTGTCCTTGGAGAAAAGAAGTGTTGTGCCTCCAACAGAAACCTCTGAGACGAAAGCTGCTCTCTTGGCTAGTTCATATGTGGAAATAGTCCTGTAATTCGAGGTAACTCCTTTTGCTCATGTCCGCATCCTTCCTCTTGTTGAGAGCTCATTTGAAAAGTCTAATGTACctgtgaaaaaaatattccttttgaCAATTTTGGTCAACTGCTGGGAAAATTTGAACCCATGCCGTCTGCAACCTTTGGCTTGTGGCACAACTTGAGTTCCACAGATCAGAGCTGGGCATGCAGTCGTGTCTCGCTGGCAGGCGTGGAAGCAAGACGGGAATCGAATTCCCTGACTGTGTGTTCATCTATTGAGAATCTTCCTAGACTTCATTAAGTTGCTCACTTTAATTGTAGCTTTTCTTTGCCATCCTACTTGTTGCCATTAACTTTTTCCCCATAGCCCACACTTCCTAAGCAGCCATGGCAAAGTTGGTTAAACTCTCTGCTTAGGGCTCGCGCGAGGCCGCAGTTGTCCCAGGCTGCGCTTTGTGGTGCGGTGGGTTCCGCGCTGACCCTCCTGCCCGCGGTGCCtggcgcgggggggcggggggacgaTGGCAAAGCTCCCGCTCGGTGGCTCTGTTAATGCGTCTCTGCTTTGGCAGGCTGAagaggggacagctggggacagctgAGCGTGTCCTGAGGAGCGAGAGCGTCCCGGGCGAGGAGGAAACGCCGCAGCGCACATTTCCAACCAGGTAAAACATCTGCCCCTTGCCTCGAAAAGTCGGGCTCTGTCTCAGAACCACTCCGTAAAGCCCAACCAGTATCTTCTAGGTGAAAATGTATTTCCTCTACCTTTAAACTCACTGTCTTAATTGTGTTTCAGCactggaatgtgtccaggagacCGAGGACGGCCATGGAGTGGAGGGGTGGAGATGAAGAGCTCCGAGCGGTGGTGTTATTGGTGTTCATACGAGGAAATGGAACAAACCAGAATAAATACGAGAATGTGGAAAAAATCAATCTCTGCAGTACTTTTGTGGGGAAATAATATTGAGTCATGGCCAAGGCACTTGTAGAAATACAGTTATTTAGTGGAAAGCCTGGTAAAAAGTACAAAACAATGCAGCGTTGATCTGGATGTGTCTCTAATGGCAAGAGGCAGAAAGGAATGCGATTGTATCCTTGTAACCTTTAATTAAATGGGCTAATTACGTGAGGTTTGAGCACCTGCAGCGTGGAGATGGAGCAGGGAGCTGGCAGGTGAGCAGTGGCCGAGCAAAGTGTTTAAAGGACAGAAgctgctgccagttgaaatggtAACAAGGCGAATTTGAGCTGCTAAATACTTATTCTGCATTCTAAAAAGTGCAAATGCTAAAGTTTGGGTGACAAAGTATTTCATTCTGTGCACATCAGAGTAATTGGGATTGTGCTGCTTGTGGCTGCGTGTTCCCCAGGATAACTGAGCCTTACAGTTGGGGTTGCTCATGTTAAAAGTTAATAAAATAGTTACTTTGAAGTATTAGCAAGTAAAGGAGTGGGGGATTTATGAACTTAGGGTTTTCTAGGAGAAACCTACTTTGTCTTGACCTTTTTCAAATGACCTAAGTGAACAGGGTTTATAAAAAGCCATCAGTTGACACACTTTTGGGGCTGTACCTGGAGGGTTTTGCATGTTAATGATATTAAATACAGGGGCATGAGAGGGAGTGACCTTTGCTGATGAAAATGTGAGCCGGGTGACATTTACATGAATTTAAACTGTAAATACAGAGCGTTATTTGGAAGACCTTCCTAAATAGGCTGCTCTAGATGCAGGCAGTAATAATTAATAGGTGCAAAAATAGAGGCCTAGTTCGAGCTGCTGTTATTACAGGATGGCGTTAATGAGACTTGGAGGGGCTGGATACCAAACCCCGTTGGGTTTTTGAGTGACCCATTTGTAGCCAAAATGCCTTTTTATTTCATGTCCCACATCGT
This region includes:
- the CIRBP gene encoding cold-inducible RNA-binding protein isoform X2 → MASDEGKLFVGGLSFDTNEQSLEQVFSKYGQISEVVVVKDRETQRSRGFGFVTFENIDDAKDAMMAMNGKSVDGRQIRVDQAGKSSENRSRGYRGGSSGGRGFFRGGRGRGRGFSRGGGDRGYGGGRFDSRSGGYNGSRDYYNSRSQGGYGDRSSGGSYRDSYDSYATHNE
- the CIRBP gene encoding cold-inducible RNA-binding protein isoform X4 codes for the protein MASDEGKLFVGGLSFDTNEQSLEQVFSKYGQISEVVVVKDRETQRSRGFGFVTFENIDDAKDAMMAMNGKSVDGRQIRVDQAGKSSENRSRGYRGGSSGGRGFFRGGRGRGRGFSRGGGDRGYGGGRFDSRSGGYNGSRDYYNSRSQGGYGDRSSGGSYRDSYDSYG
- the CIRBP gene encoding cold-inducible RNA-binding protein isoform X1 — encoded protein: MASDEGKLFVGGLSFDTNEQSLEQVFSKYGQISEVVVVKDRETQRSRGFGFVTFENIDDAKDAMMAMNGKSVDGRQIRVDQAGKSSENRSRGYRGGSSGGRGFFRGGRGRGRGFSRGGGDRGYGGGRFDSRSGGYNGSRDYYNSSRSQGGYGDRSSGGSYRDSYDSYATHNE
- the CIRBP gene encoding cold-inducible RNA-binding protein isoform X3, with the translated sequence MASDEGKLFVGGLSFDTNEQSLEQVFSKYGQISEVVVVKDRETQRSRGFGFVTFENIDDAKDAMMAMNGKSVDGRQIRVDQAGKSSENRSRGYRGGSSGGRGFFRGGRGRGRGFSRGGGDRGYGGGRFDSRSGGYNGSRDYYNSSRSQGGYGDRSSGGSYRDSYDSYG